A region of Mesorhizobium sp. M3A.F.Ca.ET.080.04.2.1 DNA encodes the following proteins:
- the flgA gene encoding flagellar basal body P-ring formation chaperone FlgA codes for MAKPISCSAFRCAALALALVAGGMPAFAQDSDGQSANQIAAGQAAGEAVLIPNRVIYPGEAIELAALQQVTLIAGKHRPDGMATRAEELEGKVAKRTLVPGRYIPTAAIRDAWLVEQGASVQVYFTAGALTISATAVTLQPGAAGDLVKVRNVDSGKIISGTVMADGSIRVGAS; via the coding sequence ATGGCGAAGCCGATCTCCTGCTCCGCATTCCGCTGCGCCGCGCTGGCACTGGCGCTGGTCGCCGGCGGCATGCCGGCATTTGCGCAGGACTCGGACGGTCAGTCGGCGAACCAGATCGCGGCCGGTCAGGCGGCCGGCGAAGCGGTGCTGATACCCAATCGCGTCATCTATCCCGGCGAGGCCATCGAGCTCGCCGCGCTCCAGCAGGTGACGCTTATTGCGGGCAAGCACAGACCGGACGGCATGGCGACACGCGCCGAGGAACTTGAGGGCAAGGTTGCCAAGCGCACCCTCGTGCCCGGCCGGTACATTCCGACAGCCGCCATACGCGATGCCTGGCTTGTCGAGCAGGGTGCCTCGGTGCAGGTCTACTTCACCGCCGGCGCGCTCACCATTTCGGCGACGGCCGTCACCTTGCAGCCGGGCGCTGCCGGCGACCTAGTCAAGGTCCGCAACGTCGACAGCGGCAAGATCATTTCCGGCACGGTGATGGCGGACGGCAGCATCAGGGTCGGCGCGTCGTGA
- the fliI gene encoding flagellar protein export ATPase FliI — MATAPSLIRAPEKPAEDRLAGLERIWRRFDNPQTLLSRGGRVSEISPTHYKVRGLSDIARLGDIVEQRGNAGSRRGEIVKIGRDEVVVAPFERSADAGIGDAVFRRGPLAVTPHASWRGRAIDALTRAIDGGPPLIRPNAAYDAEAATPGAMSRQRVGTGFLTGVRVIDIFTPLCFGQRLGIFAGSGVGKSTLLAMLAGSEAFDTVVVALIGERGREVREFLEDTIGVESMAKTVAVVATSDESAMMRRRAPDTAMCVAEHFRDQGHRVLLVLDSITRFAHALREVATGTGEPPVARGYPASVFTDLPKLLERAGPGAEGPGVRGKGSITAIISVLVDGDDHNDPVADSVRGILDGHVVLDRSIAEQGRYPPVNPLSSISRLADKAWSAEQRMLVTRLKSMISRFEDTRDIRLLGAYQSGADAELDIAVRQVPLIYEALTQSPRDRASADPFADLARHLKGKLNGDQGN; from the coding sequence ATGGCCACCGCACCTTCCTTGATACGCGCTCCTGAGAAGCCGGCGGAGGACCGGCTGGCCGGGCTCGAGCGCATCTGGCGGCGGTTCGACAATCCGCAGACGCTGCTCAGCCGCGGCGGCCGTGTCAGCGAGATCTCTCCCACCCACTACAAGGTGCGCGGGCTTTCCGACATTGCCCGGCTCGGCGATATCGTCGAGCAGCGCGGCAACGCCGGCAGCCGCCGCGGCGAGATCGTCAAGATCGGTCGCGACGAGGTCGTGGTCGCGCCGTTCGAGCGCAGCGCCGACGCCGGCATCGGCGACGCCGTGTTCCGTCGCGGCCCGCTCGCGGTCACCCCGCATGCCTCCTGGCGCGGGCGGGCCATCGACGCACTGACCCGGGCGATCGACGGCGGCCCGCCGCTGATCAGGCCGAATGCCGCCTATGATGCGGAGGCTGCTACGCCGGGCGCCATGTCGCGCCAGCGCGTCGGCACCGGCTTTCTCACCGGCGTGCGCGTCATCGACATCTTCACCCCGCTCTGTTTCGGCCAGCGGCTTGGCATCTTCGCCGGCTCCGGCGTCGGCAAGTCGACGCTGCTCGCCATGCTTGCCGGCTCCGAGGCCTTCGACACGGTCGTCGTCGCTTTGATCGGCGAGCGCGGCCGCGAGGTGCGCGAGTTCCTCGAGGATACGATCGGCGTCGAAAGCATGGCCAAGACCGTCGCCGTCGTCGCCACCAGCGACGAGAGCGCCATGATGCGTCGGCGTGCGCCCGACACCGCCATGTGCGTGGCCGAGCATTTCCGCGACCAGGGCCACCGCGTCCTTCTGGTACTCGATTCGATCACCCGCTTCGCGCACGCCTTGCGGGAGGTGGCGACTGGGACCGGCGAGCCGCCGGTCGCGCGCGGCTACCCGGCCTCGGTCTTTACCGACCTGCCGAAGCTGCTCGAGCGCGCCGGACCCGGTGCCGAGGGCCCCGGGGTTAGAGGCAAAGGCTCGATCACCGCCATCATCTCCGTGCTGGTCGATGGCGACGACCACAATGATCCAGTGGCAGACTCGGTGCGCGGCATTCTCGATGGCCATGTCGTGCTCGACCGCTCGATCGCCGAGCAGGGTCGCTATCCGCCGGTCAATCCGCTGTCGTCCATCTCGCGTCTCGCCGACAAGGCCTGGAGCGCCGAACAGCGCATGCTGGTGACCCGGTTGAAGTCGATGATCTCGCGCTTCGAGGACACGCGCGACATCCGCCTGCTCGGCGCCTACCAGAGCGGCGCCGACGCCGAGCTCGACATCGCCGTGCGCCAGGTGCCGCTGATCTACGAAGCGCTCACGCAATCGCCGAGGGACCGTGCCTCGGCGGATCCGTTTGCCGACCTCGCCCGCCATCTCAAGGGGAAGCTGAATGGCGATCAAGGAAACTGA
- a CDS encoding flagellin: MSSIMTNSAALTALQSLNNTNKQLEITQSRISTGYRVATASDNAAYWSIATSMKSDNKALSAVQDSLGLGAGKVDTAYTAINDVKDQVDEIKTKLVTARGASQEDQQKIATEIKAIQDQIKSSVTNANFAGSNLLQNDGTAASDLKIVASYNRTGATVTIDTINVAAADTQVLDVAGTGGIVGGLLAATFFDPSSAAVADTAIDTALGTVETALGKLATGAASLGAAKSRIDTQQSFLSNLSDSIDKGVGSLVDADMNKESTRLQALQVQQQLGIQALSIANGNSQSILSLFRG, from the coding sequence ATGTCCAGTATCATGACCAATTCTGCGGCTCTGACCGCCCTCCAGAGCCTGAACAACACCAACAAGCAGCTCGAGATCACCCAGTCGCGCATTTCGACCGGTTATCGCGTCGCCACCGCTTCCGACAACGCCGCCTACTGGTCGATCGCCACGTCGATGAAGTCCGACAACAAGGCTCTCTCGGCCGTTCAGGATTCGCTCGGCCTCGGCGCCGGCAAGGTCGACACCGCCTATACCGCCATCAACGACGTCAAGGACCAGGTCGACGAGATCAAGACCAAGCTGGTCACTGCCCGCGGCGCCAGCCAGGAAGACCAGCAGAAGATCGCGACCGAAATCAAGGCCATCCAGGACCAGATCAAATCGTCGGTCACCAACGCCAACTTCGCCGGCTCGAACCTGCTGCAGAACGACGGCACGGCGGCGTCCGACCTGAAGATCGTCGCTTCCTATAACCGTACCGGCGCGACCGTCACCATCGACACCATCAACGTCGCTGCTGCCGACACCCAGGTTCTCGACGTCGCCGGCACCGGCGGCATCGTCGGCGGCCTGCTCGCCGCGACCTTCTTCGACCCGAGTTCGGCTGCCGTCGCTGACACGGCCATCGACACCGCGCTCGGCACGGTTGAAACGGCGCTCGGCAAGCTCGCTACCGGCGCCGCCTCGCTCGGTGCCGCCAAGTCGCGCATCGATACCCAGCAGAGCTTCCTCTCGAACCTCTCCGACTCGATCGACAAGGGCGTCGGCTCGCTGGTCGATGCCGACATGAACAAGGAATCGACCCGTCTGCAGGCGCTTCAGGTGCAGCAGCAGCTCGGCATCCAGGCGCTGTCGATCGCCAACGGCAACTCGCAGTCGATCCTGTCGCTCTTCCGCGGCTGA
- a CDS encoding flagellar basal body-associated FliL family protein, with translation MANVEQAQPRKGPSLVVQLAMLLVMTGAAVGMGWVSGGYLKEGEGPKPVPVAPENAGEGERPAETGKPVAGPTVVPLAAITTNLASPSEVWMRLEASVLYDAPQSSEMTDQIHQDLLAFIRTLKMHQIEGASGYQHLKADLEERAALRSGGHAKQILIRTMLLE, from the coding sequence GTGGCGAATGTCGAGCAGGCGCAGCCCAGGAAGGGACCATCTCTTGTGGTCCAGCTCGCCATGCTGCTGGTCATGACGGGCGCCGCGGTCGGCATGGGCTGGGTCTCCGGCGGCTATCTCAAAGAGGGCGAAGGCCCGAAGCCGGTCCCCGTCGCACCGGAAAACGCCGGCGAGGGCGAAAGGCCAGCCGAAACCGGCAAGCCGGTTGCCGGTCCCACGGTTGTCCCGCTTGCGGCGATCACCACCAATCTCGCCTCGCCCAGCGAGGTCTGGATGAGGCTGGAGGCATCGGTGCTCTATGACGCGCCGCAATCGTCGGAAATGACCGACCAGATTCATCAGGACCTGCTCGCGTTCATACGCACGCTGAAGATGCACCAGATCGAGGGCGCCAGCGGCTATCAGCATCTGAAAGCCGATCTCGAGGAGCGCGCGGCACTGCGCAGCGGCGGCCACGCCAAACAGATACTGATCAGGACGATGCTGCTCGAATGA
- the flgH gene encoding flagellar basal body L-ring protein FlgH, with translation MRSRFLVLLAIAALSGCGTDLKEVGREPALSPVGSGIGNGGVAPYSYPEPPAAPVKKFSLWDDRQSRLFTDPRALREGDILTVNIKLNDKANFKNQNDRSRTAARKLGYDVMLGWDGTSTSGKGDAGLSSSTETNADGEIKRSENLELNVAAVVTAVLPNGNLMIRGSQEVRVNYELRVLTIAGMVRPSDIGAENTIPYERIAEARISYGGRGRVSEIQQPAYGQQILDQVLPF, from the coding sequence ATGAGAAGCAGGTTCCTCGTCCTTCTCGCCATCGCGGCACTTTCCGGCTGCGGCACCGACCTCAAGGAGGTCGGCCGGGAACCTGCGCTGTCGCCCGTCGGCTCCGGCATCGGCAATGGCGGCGTGGCCCCCTACAGCTACCCCGAGCCGCCGGCCGCACCAGTCAAAAAATTTTCGCTCTGGGACGACCGCCAGAGCCGGCTCTTCACCGATCCGAGGGCGCTGCGCGAAGGCGACATCCTGACCGTCAACATCAAGCTGAACGACAAAGCCAATTTCAAGAACCAGAACGACCGAAGCCGCACCGCGGCACGCAAGCTCGGCTATGACGTCATGCTCGGATGGGACGGCACGAGCACAAGCGGCAAGGGTGACGCCGGCCTGAGCTCCAGCACCGAAACCAATGCCGATGGCGAGATCAAGCGGTCGGAGAATCTGGAGCTCAACGTCGCGGCGGTCGTCACCGCGGTGCTGCCCAACGGCAACCTGATGATCAGGGGCTCGCAGGAGGTGCGCGTCAACTACGAGCTTCGCGTGCTGACCATCGCCGGCATGGTGCGGCCGTCCGACATTGGCGCCGAGAACACGATCCCCTATGAGCGGATCGCCGAAGCGCGCATCTCCTATGGCGGCCGCGGCCGCGTCAGCGAGATCCAGCAGCCGGCCTACGGCCAGCAAATCCTCGACCAAGTTCTTCCATTCTAG
- the flgF gene encoding flagellar basal-body rod protein FlgF, giving the protein MQDSLYVALSSQIALERRLDTIADNVANASTIGFRATGVKFEDVVSGTGLKSVSFASSGKTYLSTAHGSMTETGNPFDFAIQGDAWFAIQTPAGTVMTRDGRFSMNENGELMSIEGYPVLDSGGAPIQLDPRNGPPKAGADGSLRQNEQLVGAIGLYTFDPGENFVRYGNSGIVPARTPEPVTDRSDVGVAQGFLEESNVNPVLEMTRLIMVQRAFENTAALIRQTDASSDEAIKTLGSK; this is encoded by the coding sequence ATGCAGGACAGTCTCTACGTCGCCCTCTCCTCGCAGATCGCGCTCGAGCGCCGCCTCGACACCATCGCCGACAATGTCGCCAACGCCTCCACCATCGGCTTCCGCGCCACGGGCGTGAAATTCGAGGACGTGGTTTCCGGCACCGGTCTGAAGTCGGTCTCCTTCGCCTCCTCGGGCAAGACCTATCTTTCCACTGCCCATGGCTCGATGACCGAGACAGGCAATCCCTTCGACTTCGCCATCCAGGGCGATGCCTGGTTCGCCATCCAGACGCCGGCGGGTACCGTCATGACCCGCGACGGCCGTTTCTCGATGAACGAGAATGGCGAACTGATGTCGATCGAGGGCTATCCTGTGCTGGACAGCGGCGGCGCGCCGATCCAGCTCGATCCGCGCAACGGGCCGCCCAAGGCCGGCGCCGACGGGTCGCTGCGGCAGAACGAGCAGCTGGTCGGCGCCATCGGCCTCTACACGTTCGATCCGGGCGAGAACTTCGTCCGCTACGGCAATTCGGGGATCGTTCCCGCGCGCACTCCGGAGCCGGTCACCGACCGCTCCGACGTCGGCGTCGCGCAAGGCTTCCTGGAAGAATCAAACGTCAATCCGGTGCTGGAGATGACGCGGCTGATCATGGTTCAGCGCGCGTTCGAGAACACGGCGGCGCTGATCCGGCAGACCGACGCTTCCAGCGACGAAGCCATCAAGACGCTCGGCTCGAAATAG
- a CDS encoding flagellar hook-basal body complex protein FliE yields MIGGIGALQFKPAIDGADAAAPGLLPGGVGPQAGESVGSSFADLLSQAASKTVGTLQNAEQLSIQALKGDADTRQVVDAVMSAQQALQTTIAIRDKVVSAYLEISRMNI; encoded by the coding sequence ATGATCGGCGGTATCGGCGCGCTGCAGTTCAAACCGGCAATCGATGGCGCCGACGCGGCGGCGCCTGGCCTGCTGCCTGGCGGCGTGGGTCCGCAAGCCGGCGAGAGCGTCGGCAGTTCCTTCGCCGACCTTCTCAGCCAGGCCGCATCGAAGACGGTGGGCACGCTGCAGAACGCCGAACAATTGTCGATCCAGGCGCTCAAGGGCGATGCCGACACGCGCCAGGTGGTCGATGCCGTGATGAGCGCCCAGCAGGCGCTGCAGACGACGATCGCCATCCGCGACAAGGTCGTCTCCGCCTATCTCGAAATCAGTCGCATGAATATCTAG
- a CDS encoding MotE family protein, producing the protein MIDLFSPNKHSLLAAAVLALMASASGHAEEVRQVLPGGQAPAQPGQLAHQKAPDESEIQRFCSNIADAARDRRYALQAEELKQLQAGVDERIKALEEKRAEYEQWLKRREVFLARAEDSVVKIYAGMKPDAAAERLAMVNAELAAAILMKLDSRKAGVILNEMDQKAAAALTGIMASAARRVDPS; encoded by the coding sequence ATGATCGACCTCTTCTCCCCGAACAAGCATAGCCTGCTCGCCGCCGCCGTGCTTGCCTTGATGGCCAGTGCCTCCGGGCATGCGGAGGAAGTGCGTCAGGTGCTGCCCGGCGGCCAGGCGCCGGCACAGCCGGGCCAGCTGGCACACCAGAAGGCACCGGACGAAAGCGAGATCCAGCGCTTCTGCTCCAACATCGCCGACGCCGCGCGCGACCGCCGCTATGCCTTGCAAGCCGAGGAGCTGAAGCAGCTTCAGGCCGGCGTCGACGAGCGCATCAAGGCGCTGGAGGAAAAGCGCGCCGAATACGAGCAATGGCTGAAGCGCCGCGAAGTCTTCCTGGCCCGCGCCGAGGACAGCGTCGTCAAAATCTATGCCGGCATGAAACCCGACGCCGCGGCGGAGCGCCTGGCAATGGTCAATGCCGAGCTCGCAGCCGCCATTCTGATGAAGCTCGATTCACGCAAGGCCGGCGTCATTCTCAACGAAATGGACCAGAAGGCGGCGGCGGCGCTCACCGGCATCATGGCCAGTGCGGCGCGAAGGGTTGATCCATCATGA
- the flgC gene encoding flagellar basal body rod protein FlgC — protein sequence MDALTAALKVASSGLGAQSERLRVVSENLANAQSTGTSAGADPYRRKTITFASELDRATGGSLVEVNSIDRDPSDFPVEFQPGNVAADERGYVKMPNVNVLVEMADMTEANRSYEANLQVIKQARDLISMTIDLMRNQS from the coding sequence ATGGACGCGCTGACCGCAGCCCTCAAAGTCGCTTCGTCCGGCCTTGGCGCCCAGTCGGAGCGCCTGCGCGTGGTGTCGGAAAACCTCGCCAACGCCCAGTCGACCGGCACCTCGGCGGGCGCCGATCCCTATCGCCGCAAGACGATCACCTTCGCTTCGGAGCTCGACCGCGCCACCGGCGGCTCTCTGGTCGAGGTCAACTCGATCGACCGCGATCCATCGGACTTCCCGGTCGAATTCCAGCCCGGCAACGTGGCTGCCGACGAACGGGGATATGTCAAGATGCCCAATGTCAACGTGCTGGTCGAAATGGCCGACATGACGGAGGCCAACCGCTCCTATGAGGCGAACCTCCAGGTCATCAAGCAGGCGCGCGATCTGATCTCCATGACCATCGATCTGATGAGGAACCAGTCATGA
- a CDS encoding DUF1217 domain-containing protein, with protein MLNTYTSYQLIAKDIPKAIDQVESQPAVKRETEYYLANIGNAKTIDDFVGNTRLFNYAMKAFGLEDMAYAKAFMVKALKEGVSDEDSFANKLTDKRYAEFVKAFNFAAHGETATIYTSAQQGTVDKYMRQTLEENAGETNQGVRLALYFQRKAPTITNWYDVLADTALSSVVRTALGLPDSFASADIDKQAQLFEQKLDIADFKDTDKLSKFLTRFTSLWEINNPTSTAQTSVGVLFAQPTTVGISTDLMMAMQKLKF; from the coding sequence GTGTTGAACACCTATACGAGCTACCAGCTCATCGCCAAGGACATTCCCAAGGCCATCGATCAGGTCGAGTCGCAGCCGGCCGTGAAACGCGAGACCGAGTACTATCTCGCCAACATCGGCAACGCCAAAACCATCGACGATTTCGTCGGCAACACCCGCCTGTTCAACTATGCCATGAAGGCATTCGGACTCGAAGACATGGCCTATGCCAAGGCTTTCATGGTCAAGGCGCTCAAGGAGGGCGTCTCCGACGAGGACAGCTTCGCCAACAAGTTGACCGACAAGCGCTACGCCGAATTCGTCAAGGCGTTCAACTTTGCCGCCCATGGCGAGACCGCCACGATCTACACCTCCGCCCAGCAAGGCACGGTCGACAAGTACATGCGCCAGACGCTGGAGGAAAACGCCGGCGAGACCAATCAGGGCGTTCGGCTGGCGCTCTACTTCCAGCGCAAGGCGCCCACCATCACCAACTGGTACGACGTGCTCGCCGACACCGCGCTCTCCAGCGTGGTTCGCACCGCGCTCGGCCTGCCCGATTCCTTCGCCTCCGCCGACATCGACAAGCAGGCGCAACTGTTCGAGCAGAAGCTCGACATCGCCGATTTCAAGGACACGGACAAGCTGAGCAAGTTTCTGACCCGCTTCACCAGCCTGTGGGAGATCAACAACCCCACATCCACGGCGCAGACGTCGGTCGGCGTGTTGTTCGCCCAGCCAACCACGGTCGGCATCTCCACCGACCTGATGATGGCCATGCAGAAGCTGAAGTTCTGA
- the fliP gene encoding flagellar type III secretion system pore protein FliP (The bacterial flagellar biogenesis protein FliP forms a type III secretion system (T3SS)-type pore required for flagellar assembly.), which translates to MRKFLVATALVVLTTSLATAQQLDLGGIGRADGTTVGYIIQMFGLLTVLSVAPGLLIMVTSFTRFVIAFSILRAGIGLQSTPANLILISLSLFMTFYVMAPTFDQAWNTGVKPLMDNQITQAEAFDKISDPFRTFMLHNVRDKDFDLFADLARERGQTVSRETVDLRILVPAFMISEIRRGFEIGFLIVLPFLVIDLIVATITMAMGMMMLPPTVVSLPFKILFFVLIDGWNLLVGSLVRSFT; encoded by the coding sequence ATGAGAAAGTTCCTCGTCGCCACGGCGCTCGTCGTCCTCACCACTTCGCTCGCCACGGCCCAGCAGCTCGATCTCGGCGGCATCGGCCGGGCCGACGGCACCACCGTCGGCTACATCATCCAGATGTTCGGCCTGCTCACCGTGCTCTCGGTGGCGCCGGGCCTGTTGATCATGGTGACGAGCTTCACCCGCTTCGTCATCGCCTTCTCGATCCTGCGTGCGGGCATCGGCCTGCAGTCGACGCCGGCCAACCTGATCCTCATCTCGCTGTCGCTGTTCATGACCTTCTACGTCATGGCGCCGACTTTCGATCAGGCCTGGAATACCGGCGTCAAGCCGCTGATGGACAACCAGATCACGCAGGCCGAGGCCTTCGACAAGATTTCCGACCCGTTCCGCACCTTCATGCTGCACAATGTGCGCGACAAGGATTTCGACCTGTTTGCCGACCTGGCCCGCGAGCGCGGCCAGACCGTCTCGCGCGAGACCGTCGACCTGCGCATCCTGGTTCCGGCTTTCATGATCTCGGAAATCAGGCGCGGCTTCGAGATCGGCTTCCTCATCGTGCTGCCGTTTCTCGTCATCGATTTGATCGTCGCCACCATCACCATGGCCATGGGCATGATGATGCTGCCGCCGACGGTGGTCTCGCTGCCGTTCAAGATCCTTTTCTTCGTGCTGATCGACGGCTGGAACCTTTTGGTCGGCAGTCTGGTGCGATCCTTTACCTGA
- the flgB gene encoding flagellar basal body rod protein FlgB produces MEPVNLFDLATRQSQWLAVRQSTVASNIANANTPGYTANDVEPFEKVLDRTAVTLSATQSGHLGAETANAGFAVKPQEDNGSIMPSKNTVVLEDELMKAGEIRRSFELNTAIVKAFHSMLTMAAKG; encoded by the coding sequence ATGGAACCCGTCAACCTATTCGATCTCGCCACCAGGCAGTCGCAGTGGCTTGCCGTTCGTCAGTCCACGGTTGCATCCAACATCGCCAATGCCAACACACCGGGCTACACGGCAAACGATGTCGAGCCGTTCGAAAAGGTTCTGGACCGGACCGCGGTCACGCTCAGCGCCACGCAGTCCGGGCATCTTGGCGCCGAAACGGCCAATGCCGGTTTCGCCGTCAAGCCGCAGGAGGACAACGGCTCGATCATGCCGTCGAAGAACACGGTGGTGCTCGAGGACGAGTTGATGAAGGCGGGCGAGATCCGCCGCTCCTTCGAGCTCAACACGGCGATCGTCAAGGCCTTCCATTCGATGCTGACGATGGCGGCGAAGGGCTGA
- a CDS encoding flagellar basal body P-ring protein FlgI, translating into MFRVSTGPSTLPPGQVAARIKDIAQLQSARDNQLVGYGLVIGLAGTGDSLRNSPFTEQSIRAMLENLGIATEGGSARAKNVAAVIVTANMPPFVQSGARIDMDVSSMGDASSLAGGTLVMTPLKAADGEIYAVGQGSVIVGGFSAKGQAEQLTQGVPTAGRVPNGAIVERSVPAEFDDQGVLTLQLRNPDFSTAIRIADAINDYTSQRFGMRVAAERDARTVQIRRPKNVSAARFYAEIENLVVESDAPARVVIDERTGTIVIGNNVRISRVAISHGTLTVRITEAPKVVQPAPFSKGHTAVEPFTAIEATQPNARVAVLDGPDLETLVSGLNRLGVKPDGIIAILQGIKSAGALQADLVLQ; encoded by the coding sequence ATGTTCCGCGTCTCGACCGGGCCGAGCACGCTGCCGCCCGGCCAGGTCGCCGCGCGCATCAAGGACATCGCCCAGCTGCAGAGCGCGCGCGACAACCAGCTCGTCGGCTACGGCCTGGTCATCGGCCTGGCGGGAACCGGCGACAGCCTGCGCAACTCGCCTTTCACCGAACAGTCGATCCGCGCCATGCTGGAGAATCTCGGCATTGCCACCGAAGGCGGCAGCGCGCGCGCCAAGAACGTCGCCGCCGTCATCGTCACCGCCAACATGCCGCCCTTCGTCCAGTCGGGCGCCCGCATCGACATGGACGTCTCCTCGATGGGCGACGCCTCCTCGCTTGCCGGCGGCACGCTGGTGATGACGCCGCTGAAGGCTGCGGACGGCGAGATCTATGCCGTCGGACAAGGTTCGGTGATCGTCGGCGGCTTCAGCGCCAAGGGCCAGGCCGAACAGCTGACACAAGGCGTTCCGACCGCCGGTCGCGTGCCGAACGGCGCCATAGTCGAGCGTTCGGTGCCGGCCGAATTCGACGACCAGGGCGTGCTGACGCTGCAATTGCGCAATCCCGATTTTTCCACCGCCATCCGCATTGCCGACGCCATCAACGACTATACGTCGCAGCGTTTCGGCATGCGCGTCGCCGCCGAGCGCGACGCCCGCACCGTGCAGATCAGGCGGCCGAAGAACGTTTCCGCTGCGCGCTTCTACGCCGAGATCGAAAACCTTGTCGTGGAGTCGGACGCGCCGGCGCGTGTCGTCATCGACGAGCGTACCGGGACCATCGTCATCGGCAACAACGTCAGGATCTCGCGCGTGGCCATCAGCCACGGCACGCTCACCGTGCGCATCACCGAAGCGCCGAAGGTCGTTCAGCCCGCGCCCTTCTCCAAGGGGCACACAGCGGTCGAGCCCTTCACCGCGATCGAGGCGACCCAGCCCAATGCCCGCGTCGCAGTGCTCGACGGTCCCGATCTCGAAACGCTCGTCTCCGGCCTCAACCGCCTCGGCGTGAAGCCCGACGGCATCATCGCCATCCTGCAAGGCATCAAGTCGGCCGGTGCCCTGCAGGCCGATCTGGTCCTCCAATAG
- the flgG gene encoding flagellar basal-body rod protein FlgG, producing the protein MKALAIAATGMNAQQTNLEVIANNIANINTTGYKRARAEFSDLLYQVDRTQGVPNRSNTSLVPEGVSIGLGVKTTAVRNVHTQGELTSTGNSFDLALTGRGWFQIEGADGGTLYSRAGAFNTNATGQLVTVDGANVIPAITVPTDAVEVIVNKTGQVFARIEGQTDLQLLGQLQLANFANEAGLAPLGDNLFQETAASGPANVGVPGDPGFATIEQGYLESSNVDPVKEITELISAQRAYEMNSKVIQAADDMASVVSKNIR; encoded by the coding sequence ATGAAAGCCCTTGCCATCGCCGCGACCGGCATGAATGCCCAGCAGACCAATCTCGAGGTCATCGCCAACAACATCGCCAACATCAACACCACCGGCTACAAGCGCGCCCGAGCCGAATTTTCGGACCTGCTCTACCAGGTCGACCGCACGCAAGGGGTGCCCAACCGCTCGAACACCTCGCTGGTGCCGGAAGGCGTTTCCATTGGTCTCGGCGTCAAGACCACGGCCGTGCGCAACGTCCACACCCAGGGCGAGCTGACCAGCACCGGCAACAGCTTCGACCTGGCGCTGACCGGCAGGGGCTGGTTCCAGATCGAGGGCGCCGACGGCGGCACGCTCTACTCACGCGCCGGCGCCTTCAACACCAACGCCACCGGGCAGTTGGTGACCGTCGACGGCGCCAACGTGATCCCGGCCATCACCGTGCCGACCGACGCGGTCGAGGTCATCGTCAACAAGACCGGCCAGGTCTTCGCCCGCATCGAGGGCCAGACCGACCTCCAGCTCCTCGGCCAGCTCCAGCTCGCCAATTTCGCCAACGAGGCCGGCCTGGCGCCGCTCGGCGACAACCTGTTCCAGGAGACGGCGGCCTCCGGCCCGGCCAATGTCGGCGTGCCCGGAGATCCCGGCTTCGCCACGATCGAACAGGGCTATCTGGAGTCGTCCAACGTCGATCCGGTCAAGGAGATCACCGAACTGATCTCGGCGCAGCGCGCCTACGAGATGAACTCCAAGGTGATCCAGGCTGCCGACGACATGGCGTCCGTGGTTTCCAAGAACATCAGGTAG